The genomic window AATAAAGGCAGAAGTATCTGCTACTAGTGATCTCTTTCCCACTTTATTGAAATTTCtgcaaagggagagaaaggtattGGAGTATATGAATTCTAGTGTCAGATCTACTGGTGGTGATAGAAGTTCAGTACATCATATAAATAATTCAGCTGACAAGGTCATGGAGTCAGATCTGGTAACACTAATAaaacagatgaaggaagagCAACAACTAAAGAATAAAGATTTAGAGTCATGTATTGTAAATTTGACGGAGATGGTGAAAGGTACCCACTTGAAGACTGGAAATAATGAGGGAGGATGCTGGATTCACAATTCCAGGAACCATGATACTCTTGATTGTTATAAATTTAAGAATCTCAGCAACAAGGAGAGGTTTGAGTTAGCTAGAAGCAATGGAATATGTTTTAAATGCTTAAAGGGATATCATCAGGCATGGAATTGTAATACGAACAAGTTGTGTGATGTCAGGATCAGGGGTCAAGGTGTGTGtaaccgtcatcatcatccactgGTGCATTTTGAACAGGAAGAAGGTGCTAGTCATAATACAGTATCTGCAAACACTCTGAACACCTTATTGAATATCAGTACTGTGTACAGTAACACTCAACCTATAACAGTACTGTGGGATTCAGGTTCTGACATAACCTTGGTGACACACAGTATGGCAGAAAAACTAAGTTTGAAGGGCAAGGATGTGAATTTATCCATGATCAAGGTTGGCAATGTAATTGAACATCATTCTACCAAAGAATATTGCATACCACTGATTGATAGGACTGGGCATGTATGGGAAATTAATGCCATTGGTATAGAGGAAATATCTGCTAAAATCAATGAATTTGATGTGTCAGGAGTTAAGGAGTTATTTGTAGGAGTATCAAACCATGATATTAATCGCCCTTGTGGTGAGATTGACATGCTGATTGGGGCCAATTACAGTGAATTATTGCCTAAAGTTGTTCAGACTAATGAAGGTCTTCAATTGTTAGAGAATCCATTTGGGTTCAGTATACGTGGCAGACACAGCAAAATAAGAGCCTCAGGGAGCACGACGAACCATGTGATTGTGAGAACTCACAAGGTGTCAAGCTCAATAAGCCTCAATGAGATTAAGGTAGAACCTACAGATAAACTTAAGTCACAATTAGATAAATTCTTTGCTTTAGAGGAGAGTGGGGTGCAGTGTGACACAAGATGCCTTAAATGCCTGTGTAAGGGTTGCCCTGTAAGTGACTGTGTCAatattaaggaagaaagagaactgaAATTGATTGAGGAGGGATTAGTATATCATGAAGAAGGGAAGTATTGGACAGCAAGCTATCCTTGGATAAGGGACCCGAGACATCTTAAGAACAATGTAAAAGTGGCTGTGGCTAGATTAAAAACTACAGAAAATAGACTGAAAAATTTGGATATCCAGTATGCCCAGAGTTATCACAATGAAATCAAGGACATGGTGAAAAGGGGGGTAGCGAGACAattaagtgaagaggaaatgCAGTCATACAATGGCCCAATTCACTACATTTCCCATCATGAAGTATTGAAACCAGATTCTGCTTCAACACCTCTGCGTATTGTATTTAACTCATCTTCATCATACATGGGACAAAAACTTAATGATTTTTGGGCAAAAGGGCCAGTTGTTCTTAACAACATGATTGGAGTCTTGCTAAGATTTAGACAGGAAAGGGTTGCCATAACTGGtgatatataaaaaatgtatcATTCTGTGAAAATCAACACActggaccaacacacacaccgatTTCTTTGGAGAGATTTAAACAGTAACAGACCACCTGATCACTATGCCCTGACCTCAGTGACTTTCGGGGATAGGCCGAGTGGGACCATAGCTGTGCTAGCATTAAGGCATACTACAGAAAAATTTGGTAAAGGAGATCCTGAAGTTTATAACATGATTGCAAACAACACATATGTTGATGATATTCTCTATTCCATTGATACGGTAGAAAAGGCTTTTGATTTGATACAAAGAGCAGAACATGTAATATCTCTTGAAAACTTTCATGTGAAGCATTGGATAGTAAGTGGGCAACATGAGAACCATAGTATCAACATCATGGAATCTGACAATGAGAAAATTCTAGGGCTCAAGTGGAATCCCAAGGATGATAATTTCTCTTTTAATGTAAAGGTAAATTTCTCTCCTAAAGTTAAAAAGATCCGGAGTGGTCCAAACTGGGATCATAGAGAGATTGAGTCAAACTTCCCTGAGGTGCTCACTCGCAGAATGATACTAAGTCAAGTGGCATCCTTCTATGATCCATTGGGGTTAGCCGTACCAGTTGTGTTGAGAGCAAAAATTTTGATGAGATCTATGATCTCAAAATGTGATCCAAATAAGAGAGTGGAATGGGATGAACCATTAGATGCTGATATtgtaaatgaatggaaatgtTTTTTCACTGATTTGTATGGAGTAGAAAACTGCACATTTAAGAGACCTCTGAAACCAGCCAATGCATCGGGTAAACCCATACTTGTGATCTTCTCTGATGGCAGCACACAAGCGTATGGAGCATGTGCGTATGTTAGATGACAGACTGATGACAACAAATTTCAGACTAATTTGATCATGGCTAAAAACAAAATAGCACCTATGAGACAATTGACCATTCCTCGTCTAGAACTTTGTGGAGCTCTTTTGTCAGCTAGATTAAGAGAAACTATAGTGAGAGAATGCAACTGGGAATTTGAATCCATATTCCATATTGTAGATTCATCTATTGTCAGAGATCAGATTCAAAAGGAATCGCATGGGTTCCGGCCTTTTGTGGCTGTCCGCATAGCAGAAATACAACTGAAAACAAATCTAAAGGATTGGTGGTGGGTGGACACAGTTCAGAATGTGGCAGATTTAACTTCTAGACCATGCACTTCAGATAAGATTAAGGAGGATTCAACTTGGCAACATGGGCCTGAATTTTTGAGATTGCCAATTTCAGAATGGCCAGTTAAACAGCAATGTGCAGATCACTTACCGGATAGAATAGACATTACTATGACAGTTGCTAAAGGACACCTGAGAAATTTAAGCATGATTAATGTGAAAGGATTTAGCAAATATGAAACTTTGTTGAGAGTTACATGTAGGATAATGTCTATATTCAAGCATAAATCCTTAAAAGCTGTGCTGAAGGAGCCTACGtctgaggaaatggaagaagcaGAAGTACTGTGGGTAAAAACCATGCAAAGTAACATGACTAACTGGCAAGATAGATACAGAAGGTTAGGCCccataaagacagacaaagtCATGAGTAGGTCAGTGCATAGGTTAATAGTGTTATTAcctaaggaagaacaagagtgaTGATGAGCGTGTAGGATCATTATAGATATGATTTATCTACATGTACCAAAGCATTCTATGTACTACCTGTGTATATTGTATGTTCACTTTGGTCGGGGTGGAGTGTATCATTAAAATGATATGTTAAccatctattatttattatacaatatatttttgttatctgtgttaaagaaaatgtaagttgtGTTCTGTTGGGATGGGAGAAGTTTGGTACGcttctttgtggtgttttgtttctcccACTACCTGTGAACATGGTCGGCCTGGCGGGTTGTCTAAGCCGGCCCACCAATGTACTGTGGGTTGTTGTGTTGGGTGGTCCTCTGTGCtacaggttagttgtgtttatttatataccttGTGCTGTGAATTAGTATACTGTGGTGAAGGTTACAAGCAAAGGATGTGTTTAGTAGCTAAGGTAATACAAGTGATATTATTGTTTGCCAGACGGAGAATGTAGGGACGCCCTGGACTTCATGTCGGTTGGTGTGTTGGTTGGTCCTCCGTGCtacaggttagttgtgtttatttacccgCCATGTGCTGTGATTAGTATAATTTGGTGAAGGTTACAAATAGAGGATGTATTAGTAAGATAGGGTAATGTACAAGGGATATATTGTTGCCAGACAGAGTTGTGAGGACGCCCTGGACTGGATGATAGTTGGGGTGGTGACATGTCAGGTGTGCTACGGGGATTCGAAGAGCGTCAGTGTGGGCCACTGAAGTGAGTACATTATGGGAATttattgagtattatgagtgatatACAAGTGAAGTTTAGTTGGATTTTGTATActgattgttgctttatttttatatttgggaTATGATTGTAACGGATGTCAGAATCTCTACATGAAGTGTTATTTTTGTGGTACCATTGTGAGGGATTGAACTGGGTGTACTATGATATGTGGATGTGTATTGATTAGCCCATGTTTGCAGGTCGAAACACTTCAAGCAATAAACACCTGTTACGATTTGTGGTTTATTACACATTTGGAATCCCCAAcattaaccccacactaccaacaagtgagcatcggcttcggtgcttaatatagcattaaatactgatactcacacatattacacgttttcatgcaaatagaaaactattgaacatttcacttatatatgccgaggaataatcacatgaggtacatacgctttacacacagtaacatggctcccctaaattgtgtaacaatttaccttaaattaagactagtatgtaccttaaaactaggattagcacataatatgttttgttacattggctccttggcggggatgctccggtctattattatgcattaccttctaacagcaatactagactatgtattggcctctctatgatggtcctgtttgcccttatgtgtcttccctggttgtcgagattacagtctgaaaccaggaccttaacctttcttactaggccatcatgatcaggagatacttctgttactcttcccagtttccactggttccttgctaaattctgatctttgatgataactatgtcatttacactgagattcctctttggtgttgtccacttatttctaagttgtaggaattgcacatactcctttttccacctggaccagaactggttggccaggtattgtgctctgcgccatctcattatgcagtacaggtccttcttaatgaaaatgcttggaggaggcagtactacctttgttttcatagttaacaaattactggaTGTCTGGATTCATCTGTCAAattagaaagcctcaatcttcctcctactctcatgataccatttttgtcaatgaagggatctaacttatagagggaactggtcttgtctatcacttttgttcccttgccattgtctcctttaattaaagaattatggttagcagatgattCCAGTACATCTATCTCCTTCTGGAATGcctttgcttgcagttgttttataattacattttcagcttctgacacttgtgctacatttactggcttatatgtgtttccctttactttagtagtgccatcaccttttcctctgaagctgttcagaagcttgaggcatacagcaactgccctctttgctttaaaccaatctgaaaaatactcaagtctttctagtatactcgtatctgtgggctgttgtgtacctacagcatggcatacaactttcttcacttctggatcattctcatttatgaccttgtactgggaatggctatccattttgctatgttgccaaaggaattctgggccattccaccagatcttgctattacacaattcatctgctgtcatgcctctagatgcatgatctgctgggttatactgcgtctctacaaatttccactgatctggtgaagtgtgatctcttattgtttctactctatttgcaacatatacatggaatctctttgcttcatttgcaatgtaaccaaggactactttgctgtctgtccaaaatacttcttccacattattatactctagttctcccttcaagagtttatggattctaactgacaccactgctgctgctagttctagtctgggaattgtcatggtttttagaggtgtgacatgtgactttgccattactaatgcacaatgaatttggccagtcttgctaattaatctaatatataagcactggccatatccctcttgacaggcatctgaaaagtgatggagttcaaccttttctacttccccaaagtcatcaggtttgtagcatctaggtacctttaactgatctagtttgtgcagctcatccttccattttatccatttaggtttgacataatctggcacctcatcatcccaatcaactgcattcttacataattcttgtaaaatttgctttccagtcagtatgagaggtgacactagacctaatggatcatatatagagctcactgttgacagaatgcctctcctggtgagtggcttgtctttcagctttattctaaattgaaatgtgtcagattctatgcaccactcaactcccaaagttctttctataggcagtgtgtcttcattcttactaaaatccaaacttttaattccatctgctctctcatgaggagaaattgcagctaatacagctttgttgtttgacaagaacttatgaaggttaaaacctcccttgtaacataattctttgctttgctgaataagagtgacagcttcatccattgtagctactgacttcaaaccatcatcaacataaaagttgtttcttacaaacttggctgcatcagatccacacccgtagtcatctgcagctttcttaagtgcaaagttagctacacttggagatgatgtagctccaaacaggtgagctgtcatcctgtattcagctatctcattattaaggtcaccattttcccaccaaaggaatcttaacatgtctctgtgttctgggttgaccttcacttgatggtacattgcttctatatcacatacaagtgcaatcctttcttgcctaaacctacacaacactccaataagtttgttggtaaggtctgggccttgtaacaggtgactgtttaatgattggttcctgtagtttgcactacagtcaaagacaactctcatcttctttggctttctcggatgatagactccatgatgtggaatgtaccagaccttaccatcattcctaactaaatcctttgtcggtacaacctctgcattaccttttgtaatcatatcatccatgaacactttgtaatcacctttgtgttgattatccttctaaagtttagctcttaacttcttgagtctctgctctgctaatagtttgttgtttggaagcttgacgttatcatctttaagaggaaggggcaactcataatggccatccttcagctgatgtactccttctttcatcttactcataaaccttttattttcatatgataatggagtgtcagctgacttgctatcactgaagtcaagttcaaacatatctctcacttgagaaggattaatcatctctttggttttagtaggaaccactaagaaattaaccctcttttcttcattgatttctacttcttgtgtcactgttctgtagactaccactgtatcctccaatggacttgaatggggtgagattttaccaatgatcccccaacctagctctgtcctacgagcatagggatgcttcttgctatcacctgctatttgctcttctgccataatggcttctgcacaatcaagaccaatgaggagtcctatgtcaatgtttgggtcatatttcattagtttgtcagagattgcctttaagtggggccagtcacaagcagtctcgggccttggtatctgactccgtccatctgaaatgttttctgttgaatatgctgaagggattggtatttccacttcttcattataacctcttactttaagtccatgaattttgatagaatcagtgatttgttttccacttattgtgtggatattgagtgacactgatggtccactaactcccaatttattcagagtgctttccttgatgaatgaagcatcagactgctcatccagcagggcatacactaaaactttattctcttcattactaatatgatgtaaccatacaggaactatcatggtgtgcatgtcatgtgtcactgattctgtaactttgaccttatttgctactactgtgggtttatcatctttaggctgagttgcttgtgctggcaccttttggctctcagttcttgtcacatcatcattgtgaagagctgtgggatggtatctctgacatactttacaaactttccttcttctacaatcctttcctttgtgacccatttttagacaccctgtacataaccatttttctttagcaaatttgtacctagtattaccatcaagtttggcaaattccttgcaatcatctaaatcatgatcctttgtacagtagtgacagaatcgtcctttcctttcctggtccttgggatactgtttgttggcttgtacatttactttactttggaatgaccacattggtttttcctcaattggtttagccatgaaagttctactccctctattctttgtcatgatgtttgattcccttggtttccaattggttgcccatgtttgagttttgatccagtcatttacttccctacttactgaattccaggaaagaaatggattgcttgctccttttgcttctttctggacaaattcacataacatttcaaagggtgggtggtgctcttcattgctactagaagtgttattactgttagtatcaagatatatcatcgcttgctttctccagtcatgaacaacatgttcagggagtttttctagcacctttctctgctctctagggtcattcagaaatgacaaataagaagtgtgtttcattgcagctaaacagcacttcaaaaaatctgagaatgctgttaatgctggaccattatgcggagagattggtagccaattcattaacttattcgtgtaagcatcagctatgatgcttttgtttccaaatctatcactaagaattttctttgcttgcacatagtcagcatcagagttaaagtgcattaacattttaatggcatcctttgcctcaccagttgtatacctctctaagtaggcaagtctctctttaccaatagaagttttagactctacataagtttcaaagtttttcaaccaacttggaaattccatgggttctccatcaaaagtgttaggctctattggaggaaggctccacttgggatcaggtatgttgattgc from Scylla paramamosain isolate STU-SP2022 chromosome 40, ASM3559412v1, whole genome shotgun sequence includes these protein-coding regions:
- the LOC135092389 gene encoding uncharacterized protein LOC135092389; translation: MNSSVRSTGGDRSSVHHINNSADKVMESDLVTLIKQMKEEQQLKNKDLESCIVNLTEMVKGTHLKTGNNEGGCWIHNSRNHDTLDCYKFKNLSNKERFELARSNGICFKCLKGYHQAWNCNTNKLCDVRIRGQGVCNRHHHPLVHFEQEEGASHNTVSANTLNTLLNISTVYSNTQPITVLWDSGSDITLVTHSMAEKLSLKGKDVNLSMIKVGNVIEHHSTKEYCIPLIDRTGHVWEINAIGIEEISAKINEFDVSGVKELFVGVSNHDINRPCGEIDMLIGANYSELLPKVVQTNEGLQLLENPFGFSIRGRHSKIRASGSTTNHVIVRTHKVSSSISLNEIKVEPTDKLKSQLDKFFALEESGVQCDTRCLKCLCKGCPVSDCVNIKEERELKLIEEGLVYHEEGKYWTASYPWIRDPRHLKNNVKVAVARLKTTENRLKNLDIQYAQSYHNEIKDMVKRGVARQLSEEEMQSYNGPIHYISHHEVLKPDSASTPLRIVFNSSSSYMGQKLNDFWAKGPVVLNNMIGVLLRFRQERVAITGDI